The Bacillota bacterium genome contains the following window.
GGAAAGCAGCGCCACTGCCAGGTTCGAATCTCCCCCTGGAGCTGCGGGCTGAAAGATCCCGGGTCGGTTCCGGATTCAGTAGGTCTTGCCGGGTGATTCCACGAAGGCGGTCACAGGTTGGAAGCTCCAAATAGTGATCGGTCCGAGGGATATCCGTTATAGATCAGAGATAGCGCGATCTTCTCTATACTGTCATGTTTCTTCATCATGATCACCTATGATGCTGTTTATCTCCGGCTTCTTAGAGAAAGGCGCTATGAATTTGGGGTGGTACCACGGAGATTTTTCCGTCCCCGGACGTTCCAAGGGTGAACGTGCGGGGACGTTTTTTTATAACTACATTACTCACCACATGATACTAAGGAGGGAGAAGAATGAGGACAAGTGGCGCAGCAGCGTTGATAGAAAGCCTCTTGGAACAGAAAGTAGATGTTGTCTTTGGATATCCTGGTGGGGCGGTTCTGGCCCTATATGATGTTCTCCTTGATAGCCCAATACGCCATATACTTACAAGACATGAACAGGGTGCCGCCCATGCAGCTGACGGGTATGCAAGAGCAACGGGCAAGCCTGGTGTCGTAATGGCCACATCTGGTCCAGGAGCGACAAATCTGGTAACAGGCCTGACCAATGCCTATATGGATTCCATACCAATTGTGGCCATCACCGGGCAGGTCGCAACCACGATGATAGGGAAAGACTCCTTTCAGGAGGCAGATATTACTGGGATAACGATCCCTATAACCAAACACAACTATTTGGTCAAGGATGCCAGAGATATTCCGAGGATAGTAAAGGAGGCTTTCCATATAGCAACTACAGGGAGGCCTGGACCTGTGCTGATAGACCTCCCCAAGGATGTTTCTGCGGCTCAAATAAGGCCGTCACATCCGAAAGAGATCAGTCTCCCTGGCTATAAGCCCACATATGATGGTCATGCCATGCAGATCCAGCGTGTGGCCAAGGCGATCGAGGAGGCGTCAAGGCCTCTTCTCTACGTGGGTGGAGGCGTCATAACATCCGGAGCGCATGAAGAGCTTCGCGCTCTTGCTGAATTGGCAGACATCCCTGTTACAATGACATTAATGGGTCTAGGGGCTTTTCCTGCCACCCATGAGCTTTCCCTTGGGATGCTGGGAATGCATGGGACAAAAGCCGCAAACTATTCGGTGTGCGAATGCGACCTGCTCATCGCCGTAGGGGCTCGATTCGATGATCGCGTCACTGGCAAGGTGGAGGCATTCGCTCCAAAGGCCCGGGTAGTTCATATAGACATTGATCCAGCCGAGATAGGCAAAAACTTCCACGTGGATATTCCAGTCGTGGGAGATGCAAAAAGGGTACTCAAGGCGCTTCTTCCGCTTGTCAAGAGGAAATCCCATCCTGAATGGAAAGCTCTAATAAGTGAATGGAAAACCCGTTATCCTTTAACTTATAAGAAAGACGGGAAACTTCGGCCTCAGATGATCATAGAAGCCATAAATGAACTGGTAGACGGTAAAGCCATAATTACCACCGAGGTTGGCCAGAATCAAATGTGGGCCGCCCAGATCATCAAGCCAATCCATCCGCGAACATTCATCTCATCGGGTGGGCTAGGTACCATGGGCTTCGGTTTCCCGGCGGCCATAGGTGCCCAGGTGGGATGTCCCGACAAGCTGGTCATAGACATTGCAGGCGATGGCAGTTTCCAGATGAACATTCAGGAACTTGCCACAGCCGTAGGATACAACCTTCCAGTCAAGGTCGTTCTCTTGAATAATGGCTGCCTTGGAATGGTGCGACAGTGGCAGGAGCTCTTTTTCAAACGACGATATTCTCACACCATCATCGCGAAGAGCAACCCAGACTTTGTGAAGCTTGCCGAGGCATATGGCGCACATGGACGCATGGTCACCGAGCCTGATGA
Protein-coding sequences here:
- the ilvB gene encoding biosynthetic-type acetolactate synthase large subunit: MRTSGAAALIESLLEQKVDVVFGYPGGAVLALYDVLLDSPIRHILTRHEQGAAHAADGYARATGKPGVVMATSGPGATNLVTGLTNAYMDSIPIVAITGQVATTMIGKDSFQEADITGITIPITKHNYLVKDARDIPRIVKEAFHIATTGRPGPVLIDLPKDVSAAQIRPSHPKEISLPGYKPTYDGHAMQIQRVAKAIEEASRPLLYVGGGVITSGAHEELRALAELADIPVTMTLMGLGAFPATHELSLGMLGMHGTKAANYSVCECDLLIAVGARFDDRVTGKVEAFAPKARVVHIDIDPAEIGKNFHVDIPVVGDAKRVLKALLPLVKRKSHPEWKALISEWKTRYPLTYKKDGKLRPQMIIEAINELVDGKAIITTEVGQNQMWAAQIIKPIHPRTFISSGGLGTMGFGFPAAIGAQVGCPDKLVIDIAGDGSFQMNIQELATAVGYNLPVKVVLLNNGCLGMVRQWQELFFKRRYSHTIIAKSNPDFVKLAEAYGAHGRMVTEPDEIHDALKWAFDLDGPVVLDFRIEPEENVFPMVPPDGTLNNMLEEGVR